The Blastopirellula marina genome has a window encoding:
- a CDS encoding metallophosphoesterase family protein yields MSETPNLVHDRHMHHHNDHHATQQPTEKRFFTTRSSNVVLPLPNEEDAFVFAVFGDRTGGPEEGVNVLADAVRDVNLIEPDLVMTVGDLINGYNGTEKWLAQMREFKAIMKELLCPWFPVAGNHDVYWRPLNDPEMPKGQHDEHYEMHFGPLWYSFQHKNCNFIVIYSDEGNPETGEKNFQKADAQKISPEQFAFLKEALERGKGNDHQFLFLHHPRWLGGNYGNDWKERVHPLLKQAGNVTAVFAGHIHYMRYDPQDGIEYVTLATVGGGQSSKVPEAGYLHQYHLVTVRPKQVAMAAFPVGEAMDVREITAELQQQAIKLAEQKPKVTTTLTPAGEDLHEGSITTVIENPTSHAIDFTLTPASRDSRWSISPNHTHGHVKPGESQKITFHVRYRGTMNDEAFHGIELVLDQDFLAKTTRYAIPQVRAEVEFKKSE; encoded by the coding sequence ATGAGCGAGACTCCTAATCTCGTGCATGATCGACACATGCACCATCACAACGATCACCACGCTACGCAGCAGCCAACCGAGAAGCGTTTTTTCACCACGCGTTCCAGTAACGTGGTTTTGCCGCTTCCCAACGAGGAAGACGCTTTCGTTTTCGCGGTTTTTGGAGATCGCACAGGGGGCCCTGAAGAAGGTGTCAACGTGCTAGCCGATGCCGTGCGAGACGTGAACCTAATTGAGCCAGACCTGGTGATGACCGTGGGCGACTTGATCAACGGTTACAACGGCACCGAAAAGTGGCTCGCGCAAATGCGCGAGTTCAAAGCGATCATGAAAGAACTGCTATGCCCCTGGTTTCCGGTGGCTGGCAATCATGATGTTTATTGGCGTCCGTTGAATGACCCTGAGATGCCCAAGGGGCAGCACGATGAGCATTACGAAATGCACTTCGGGCCGCTCTGGTACTCGTTCCAGCACAAGAATTGCAACTTCATTGTCATCTACTCCGACGAAGGTAACCCCGAGACAGGCGAGAAGAATTTTCAGAAGGCCGATGCCCAGAAGATCAGTCCAGAACAGTTTGCCTTCCTGAAGGAGGCCCTGGAGCGCGGTAAGGGGAATGACCATCAGTTTCTGTTCCTGCATCATCCACGTTGGCTGGGTGGCAACTATGGAAACGATTGGAAAGAACGCGTTCATCCACTGCTCAAGCAAGCAGGTAATGTGACGGCTGTTTTCGCAGGCCACATTCATTACATGCGGTACGACCCACAAGATGGCATCGAGTACGTCACCCTGGCAACCGTTGGTGGCGGGCAATCGAGCAAGGTGCCTGAGGCCGGTTACCTTCATCAGTACCACCTGGTCACTGTTCGTCCCAAGCAGGTAGCCATGGCCGCTTTCCCTGTCGGTGAAGCGATGGATGTTCGCGAGATCACGGCCGAACTGCAGCAACAAGCAATCAAGCTGGCAGAACAGAAGCCGAAAGTCACCACGACTCTCACCCCGGCAGGAGAAGACCTTCATGAGGGATCGATCACCACGGTTATCGAGAATCCAACAAGCCACGCGATCGACTTCACACTAACCCCTGCCAGCCGCGACTCGCGGTGGAGCATTTCACCCAACCACACGCACGGCCACGTGAAACCAGGCGAATCGCAAAAGATTACCTTCCACGTCCGCTACCGCGGCACGATGAATGACGAAGCGTTCCACGGGATCGAACTGGTCCTCGATCAAGACTTCCTGGCGAAGACGACACGCTACGCGATTCCCCAGGTGCGGGCTGAGGTGGAGTTTAAGAAATCGGAGTAG
- a CDS encoding nucleoside deaminase yields the protein MDKFFQVAIEEAKRGLHEGGIPIGSTLVVDGKLRSQGHNQRVQKGSAILHAEMHCLEEAGRLTPREYRNSVLYTTLSPCDMCSGTALLYKIPKIVIGENQTFQGPEAYLRSRGVELVFLDDAECKALMDEFIAAHPQLWNEDIGEV from the coding sequence ATGGATAAGTTCTTTCAGGTCGCTATCGAGGAAGCTAAGAGGGGCTTGCATGAAGGGGGTATTCCCATCGGTTCGACACTGGTGGTTGACGGCAAATTGCGAAGCCAGGGACACAACCAACGTGTTCAGAAAGGAAGTGCCATTTTGCATGCTGAGATGCACTGCCTGGAAGAAGCAGGCCGATTGACGCCCAGGGAGTATCGCAACTCGGTCCTCTATACAACGCTCTCTCCCTGTGACATGTGCAGTGGTACGGCTCTTCTGTACAAGATCCCCAAGATCGTGATTGGTGAGAACCAGACCTTCCAAGGCCCCGAGGCCTACCTGCGATCGCGCGGCGTTGAATTAGTGTTTCTAGATGACGCTGAATGCAAAGCGTTGATGGATGAATTCATTGCGGCCCACCCACAATTGTGGAACGAGGATATCGGCGAAGTTTAA